GGCCTGCGCCACCCAGTGCATGGATGGCATGGTCGTGGAAACGAGGTCCCGGAAAGCCCTGGCCGCACAAAAGTCGACGATGGAATTCCTGCTGATCAACCATCCGCTCGATTGCCCGATTTGTGACCAGGGTGGCGAGTGTGAATTGCAGGATGTCGCAATGGGATTCGGTGAAGGTGTATCCAAATACACCGAGCAGAAACGCGTCGTCATGGACAAGAATATCGGGCCCCTGATTGCAACCGATTTTACGCGCTGCATTCACTGCACCCGCTGCGTGCGTTTCGGCGATGAAATTGCCGGTATGCCCGAACTCGGGGCGACCGGACGTGGTGAATACATGGAGATTGGCACCTATATCGAAAAAGCGATCGTGTCTGAACTCTCCGGCAACGTGATCGACGTGTGCCCAGTGGGTGCATTGACCGCGAAACCGTCGCGCTATACCGCGCGACCCTGGGAACTGACCCAGCATGCATCAGTGTCGGCGCATGATTGCATCGGCAGCAATACCTACGTGCATACCCGCGGCAGCGAAGTGATCCGGGTGGTGCCGCGCGAGAACGAATCGATTAATCAATCCTGGATTTCGGATCGTGACCGCTTCAGTTATACCGCGGTCAAGTCGGAACATCGCATTACACAACCGATGTTGCGTGACGGCGGGGAGCTCAAACCCGTTGACTGGGAATCCGCGCTCATTGCGGCCACGGAAATGCTCTCCGGCGCCGATGGCAATATTGCCACGCTGGTCAGTCCGCAGGCGACGCTGGAAGAGCATTACCTGGCGCAAAAACTGACCCGTGGCCTCGGATCGAACAATATCGATCACCGGCTCATGCAGGTTGATTTCTCGTGCCAGCACAGCGCGCCGATCATGCCCTGGCTGGGACGTTCGCTGGAATCGGTTGAAATACTGGACGCGGCATTGATCGTGGCCGGCAACCTGCGTTACGAGCAGCCACTGCTGTCGCACCGTCTGCGCAAGGCGGTGCTGAACAATAGCGCCAGCGTGTCGTCGATCGGGCACATCGGCGATCAATACAACTTTGCGATGCACTCCGAAATGGTCGGATCGGCTGCCGGACTGATCCATGACCTTGCCGCAGTCGCAGTTGCGCTCTCCGAAATCGGCGGCCGGCCACTGTCGGGTCACCTTGCGACTTTCGTGCATGGCTGCGAGCCCTCGTCGCAGCACCAGGCCATCGCCCGCTCGCTTGCAGAAGCCGGGAATGCGGCAGTGATCGTCGGTATCCAGGCTTTATCGAATCCTTATCTGTCGTTACTGCAGGAAATCTGTGAAGCAATCACCAGCATGAGCGATGCAACCCTGGGTTACCTGTCAATATCGGCAAATAGCGCGGGTGCCTGTCTCGCCGGGGCTACCCCACATCGGGTCGCGGCCGGTATCGTGTCAGAGCAGACCGGCGAACACGCCGCTG
This Gammaproteobacteria bacterium DNA region includes the following protein-coding sequences:
- the nuoG gene encoding NADH-quinone oxidoreductase subunit NuoG, with the protein product MSDNITVTINGRQIETQAGRLLIDVADENDIVIPRFCYHKHLSVAANCRMCLVEIERAPKPMPACATQCMDGMVVETRSRKALAAQKSTMEFLLINHPLDCPICDQGGECELQDVAMGFGEGVSKYTEQKRVVMDKNIGPLIATDFTRCIHCTRCVRFGDEIAGMPELGATGRGEYMEIGTYIEKAIVSELSGNVIDVCPVGALTAKPSRYTARPWELTQHASVSAHDCIGSNTYVHTRGSEVIRVVPRENESINQSWISDRDRFSYTAVKSEHRITQPMLRDGGELKPVDWESALIAATEMLSGADGNIATLVSPQATLEEHYLAQKLTRGLGSNNIDHRLMQVDFSCQHSAPIMPWLGRSLESVEILDAALIVAGNLRYEQPLLSHRLRKAVLNNSASVSSIGHIGDQYNFAMHSEMVGSAAGLIHDLAAVAVALSEIGGRPLSGHLATFVHGCEPSSQHQAIARSLAEAGNAAVIVGIQALSNPYLSLLQEICEAITSMSDATLGYLSISANSAGACLAGATPHRVAAGIVSEQTGEHAADILSAKHKVLMTLGVNPLLDTQSVAALSDNNESIIAISSFDNDYIQHQADLVLPLAITVETSGSFVNVEGLWQSFNGCAHARGESRQGWKILTALGQVLKPGEFDYLDSVAVRDELRGLCSDVALSNICGIESGLKELPQDKGTIQKIGMTPIYASDELTRQSQALQATPLMKAQCAVIMNRQQAQDTRLIDSNEVQVKQGKGTAVLPLRIDEGIPAGCVYVPSGIDAVKHLSGVYGKISLERVS